The following are encoded together in the Leuconostoc mesenteroides subsp. mesenteroides ATCC 8293 genome:
- a CDS encoding ATP-dependent Clp protease ATP-binding subunit yields MAQQDSFGFGNLDEMFRAMNEQMAQAQGQQNTQAQKNNNGNKKRRLLDEFGINLTKQARDGKLDPVIGRDNEVARTIEILNRRTKNNPVLIGEPGVGKTAIVEGLAQAIVAGKVPEKLQHKEVIRLEMSALVQGTSMRGQFEARMRELMKEVTNSDDVILFIDEIHEIMGAGNAEGGMDAGNILKPALARGEFQLIGATTLNEYRKIEKDGAIARRFQPVQVEEPSKEETITILEGISERYEKYHYVTFSDSALQAAVELSDRYIPERFLPDKAIDLLDEAGSRKNLTMKVADPKTIQVNIEAADKLKQEAIDKEDFEKASYWRDQVNQLESQKAQVEAHPEMSKPQTVTEQDILKIVEDKTDIPVGALKENEANQLKDLDKNLSKHVIGQDEAVEKLAKAIRRNRIGLTKSGRPIGSFLFVGPTGVGKTETAKQLAKEMFGSKDAMIRFDMSEYMEKHTVSKMIGAPAGYVGYEEAGQLTEQVRRRPYSLVLFDEVEKAHPDVMNMFLQILDDGRLTDAQGHIVSFKDTVIIMTSNAGSTDTGNTPVGFAQVDQQNRLMQRLENYFRPEFLNRLDDIIDFQPLSQDHLLKIVDLLLTDMNENLSDNDLHIDLSTAAKQKLVELGYDPAMGARPLRRVMQDKIADGIADFYLEHPDVHHLQADIVHNEFVISEVKPEPVTVNKI; encoded by the coding sequence ATGGCACAACAAGATTCGTTTGGTTTTGGTAATTTAGATGAAATGTTTCGCGCAATGAATGAACAAATGGCGCAAGCACAAGGACAACAAAATACACAAGCACAAAAAAATAATAATGGTAATAAAAAAAGACGCTTACTTGATGAGTTTGGTATTAATTTAACCAAACAAGCTCGCGACGGAAAGCTCGACCCTGTTATTGGTCGAGATAACGAAGTTGCTCGCACAATTGAAATTTTAAATCGTCGTACAAAGAATAATCCAGTACTAATTGGTGAACCTGGTGTTGGTAAAACAGCTATTGTTGAAGGCCTAGCGCAAGCTATTGTAGCTGGAAAGGTGCCTGAAAAGTTACAGCATAAAGAAGTTATTCGTTTGGAAATGTCGGCCTTAGTTCAAGGTACGAGCATGCGTGGTCAATTCGAAGCACGGATGCGTGAATTAATGAAAGAAGTTACGAACAGCGATGATGTCATCTTGTTCATTGATGAAATTCATGAAATTATGGGTGCCGGAAATGCTGAAGGTGGTATGGATGCAGGTAATATTTTGAAGCCTGCCCTAGCTCGTGGTGAGTTCCAATTAATCGGTGCAACAACTTTAAATGAGTATCGAAAAATTGAAAAAGATGGTGCTATTGCCCGTCGTTTCCAGCCAGTGCAAGTCGAAGAACCTTCTAAAGAAGAAACTATCACGATTTTAGAAGGAATTAGTGAACGGTATGAAAAGTATCACTATGTTACATTCAGTGATTCTGCCCTTCAAGCAGCTGTTGAACTATCTGATCGTTACATTCCAGAAAGATTCCTACCGGATAAAGCAATTGATTTACTTGATGAAGCTGGCTCACGTAAAAATTTGACAATGAAAGTTGCGGACCCCAAAACTATTCAAGTGAATATCGAAGCAGCTGATAAATTAAAGCAAGAAGCAATTGATAAAGAAGATTTTGAAAAAGCAAGCTATTGGCGTGATCAGGTAAACCAACTTGAGTCACAAAAGGCACAAGTCGAGGCTCACCCCGAGATGTCAAAGCCACAAACAGTAACAGAGCAAGATATATTAAAAATTGTTGAAGATAAAACTGATATTCCTGTTGGAGCTTTAAAAGAAAACGAGGCTAATCAACTAAAAGATTTGGATAAAAACTTATCGAAACATGTAATTGGTCAAGATGAGGCAGTAGAAAAACTAGCCAAGGCGATTCGCCGTAATCGTATTGGTCTAACAAAATCTGGTCGTCCAATTGGATCATTCCTATTTGTCGGGCCGACCGGTGTTGGTAAAACTGAAACTGCCAAGCAATTAGCTAAGGAAATGTTTGGTAGCAAAGATGCAATGATTCGTTTCGACATGTCAGAGTACATGGAAAAACATACCGTTTCTAAAATGATTGGTGCTCCTGCCGGTTATGTCGGTTACGAAGAGGCTGGTCAATTAACAGAACAAGTTCGCCGTCGTCCCTACTCATTGGTTCTCTTTGATGAAGTAGAAAAAGCACATCCAGATGTAATGAACATGTTCTTACAGATTCTTGATGATGGCCGTCTAACTGATGCACAAGGTCACATAGTGAGTTTCAAAGACACTGTCATTATTATGACTTCTAACGCTGGTTCAACAGACACAGGAAATACACCTGTGGGATTCGCCCAAGTTGATCAACAAAATCGTTTGATGCAACGTTTGGAAAATTATTTCCGTCCAGAGTTCTTGAACCGTTTAGACGATATCATTGATTTCCAACCTTTGTCACAAGATCATCTACTAAAAATTGTCGACTTATTATTGACTGATATGAATGAGAACTTGTCTGACAACGATTTGCACATTGATTTAAGCACTGCTGCTAAGCAGAAATTAGTGGAGCTCGGTTATGACCCTGCGATGGGTGCTCGACCTCTCCGTCGTGTCATGCAAGATAAAATTGCCGATGGTATCGCCGATTTCTATTTAGAACACCCAGATGTTCATCATTTGCAAGCTGACATTGTTCATAATGAATTTGTTATTAGTGAAGTTAAGCCAGAACCAGTTACTGTAAATAAAATTTAA
- a CDS encoding rod shape-determining protein codes for MAFSFGQKNVGIDLGTANTYVYIEGRGIILREPSVVARNTQTNEVVAVGSEAKDMLGRTPASIAAIRPMRDGVIADYDTTVAMIRYYLQKALGGRIGKPYVTIGVPSGVTAVERRAVIDAARVAGARDAYVIEEPFAAAVGAGLPVMDPTGSMVVDMGGGTTDVATISLGGIVSSRSIRIAGDKLDEAIANFVRNKYNVTIGEPTAERLKIEIGAASLALARTLPNATVRGRDLLTGLPKTIDVTAEDVATSIQEPVQEIVAAIRETLESTQPELAADVIDHGMILTGGGALLRDIEKIIQDATKVPVLIANEPLDAVAIGTGEALKSIDVMRQK; via the coding sequence GTGGCATTTTCATTTGGACAAAAAAATGTTGGTATCGATCTGGGTACCGCTAACACATATGTATATATCGAAGGTCGTGGCATCATATTGCGTGAACCATCAGTAGTTGCGCGTAATACACAAACCAATGAAGTCGTTGCTGTAGGTTCTGAAGCTAAAGACATGTTAGGCCGAACACCTGCAAGTATCGCTGCTATTCGTCCGATGCGTGACGGTGTTATTGCCGATTATGATACAACCGTTGCAATGATTCGTTACTATTTGCAAAAAGCACTTGGCGGACGTATTGGCAAACCTTATGTAACGATTGGCGTACCTTCAGGTGTAACAGCTGTTGAAAGACGTGCTGTTATTGATGCTGCTCGTGTTGCTGGCGCGCGTGACGCTTATGTTATAGAGGAGCCTTTTGCCGCAGCGGTTGGTGCTGGGTTACCAGTTATGGATCCTACTGGATCAATGGTTGTTGACATGGGCGGCGGAACGACTGATGTTGCGACAATTTCATTAGGTGGAATTGTTTCAAGCCGTTCAATCCGTATAGCCGGAGACAAGTTGGACGAAGCAATTGCTAATTTTGTTCGTAACAAATATAATGTTACCATTGGTGAGCCGACAGCTGAAAGACTCAAAATCGAAATTGGTGCTGCATCACTTGCTTTAGCACGTACCTTACCAAATGCTACGGTCAGAGGTCGTGACTTATTGACTGGTTTGCCTAAGACAATTGATGTTACCGCTGAAGATGTAGCCACATCAATTCAAGAACCAGTGCAAGAAATCGTGGCAGCTATTCGTGAGACGTTGGAATCGACTCAACCGGAGTTAGCTGCAGATGTTATTGATCACGGTATGATTTTGACCGGTGGTGGAGCATTATTGCGCGACATTGAAAAAATTATTCAGGATGCAACTAAGGTACCAGTTTTAATAGCTAACGAGCCATTAGATGCAGTTGCTATTGGTACTGGTGAGGCGTTGAAATCTATTGATGTCATGCGACAAAAGTAA
- the mreC gene encoding rod shape-determining protein MreC: MKKIFSSRTLVSIIVAFIVIVSLIAGSNWWAKRTNTPPFLQRFGNDLAGGVSRIIAVPTTAVGRTANSISNLLDTFEENKRLKSKIDEFAQDKVHLQTVEEENKSLKQQLKLKATLTDYKTVSAVTISRSPTTWQSQLVIDEGSNSGLKKGMPVLAGAGIIGRISEVNTTNSKVALISDTSSDANRFAIKIKGDDGDVNGIVTSFNREKNQLIMGQVTSNNKISKGDLVETSGLGGVIPAGLYVGKVASVTTDDYGLSKKIYIEPAADLGNITTVMVAISQIGAN; this comes from the coding sequence ATGAAAAAAATATTTTCATCACGCACGTTGGTATCAATAATTGTTGCGTTTATAGTAATTGTAAGTTTAATTGCAGGATCAAATTGGTGGGCCAAGAGAACGAATACGCCACCTTTTTTACAGCGGTTTGGGAATGATTTAGCGGGTGGCGTTAGTCGTATTATTGCTGTTCCAACGACTGCCGTTGGGCGTACAGCAAATAGTATTAGTAACCTGTTAGATACATTTGAAGAAAACAAGCGGTTGAAATCTAAGATTGATGAATTTGCTCAAGACAAGGTTCACCTACAAACAGTTGAAGAAGAGAACAAATCTCTGAAGCAACAATTAAAACTAAAAGCCACATTGACAGACTATAAAACAGTTTCGGCTGTGACCATTAGTCGTTCACCGACAACATGGCAGTCACAATTAGTTATCGATGAAGGATCCAATTCAGGTTTGAAAAAAGGGATGCCAGTGCTTGCAGGTGCCGGAATTATTGGCCGTATTAGTGAAGTAAACACAACTAATTCAAAAGTGGCTTTGATTTCTGATACTAGTTCCGATGCCAATAGATTTGCGATTAAAATTAAGGGTGATGATGGCGATGTTAACGGCATTGTAACAAGTTTTAACCGTGAGAAAAATCAACTAATTATGGGGCAAGTTACGTCAAATAATAAAATCAGTAAAGGTGATTTAGTTGAAACTTCTGGCCTCGGTGGTGTTATTCCAGCAGGATTGTACGTTGGTAAGGTTGCTAGTGTCACGACGGATGATTATGGTTTATCCAAGAAAATATACATTGAACCTGCGGCTGATCTAGGTAATATCACCACAGTTATGGTTGCAATTTCACAGATAGGAGCAAATTAA
- the mreD gene encoding rod shape-determining protein MreD, with protein MAFWQLTRLRVIYPVLLFLILFVDGTFMSSMGGLFTQFPWHILPTLTLGWLFLGVQFDVENELPLWFYIVVIGILFDMYYTGIFGTYTFAFIAAVAVMKQLHKVLDERLVSGLLLYLAGLLIYLLISYVSGFVTGIANVSMLSFLLYEVLPTVILNLVFAAASYYPVWSLFQFLR; from the coding sequence ATGGCATTTTGGCAATTGACGAGATTGCGTGTAATTTATCCTGTGTTATTATTTTTGATACTGTTTGTTGATGGAACATTCATGTCTAGTATGGGGGGGTTATTTACACAATTTCCTTGGCATATTTTACCCACTTTGACACTTGGTTGGCTCTTTTTGGGTGTCCAATTTGATGTTGAAAACGAGTTACCTTTATGGTTTTATATTGTGGTCATTGGTATATTGTTTGATATGTACTACACTGGTATTTTTGGTACATATACTTTTGCATTTATTGCCGCGGTAGCTGTGATGAAGCAACTGCATAAAGTGCTAGATGAGCGTCTAGTAAGTGGCTTGCTTTTATATTTAGCTGGCTTGCTTATTTACCTACTGATTTCTTATGTTAGTGGATTTGTTACTGGAATTGCTAATGTTAGTATGTTATCGTTTTTATTGTACGAGGTATTGCCAACAGTAATTTTAAATCTAGTTTTTGCGGCTGCATCATATTATCCCGTATGGTCTTTATTTCAGTTTCTGCGTTGA
- a CDS encoding amino acid ABC transporter permease, with protein sequence MSYLTTILPSLLAGLKTTLGVFFLTIIGSVPLGILVSLGMKSPYFTIRWLINGYIWIMRGTPLLLQLIFIYYGLGMMGIAFPRFEAAIIAFIINYAAYLAEIFRGGLQSVPRGQYDAAKVLGFSKIQTFFKIILPQVIKIVVPSFGNEVINLVKDTSLVYVIGLGDILRAGNIAASRDVTLMPYLLVGLIYLIMTAVVTLLLRRSETVLNTWR encoded by the coding sequence ATGAGTTATCTAACTACAATTCTTCCCAGTTTATTGGCTGGACTAAAAACGACGCTAGGGGTGTTCTTCCTAACAATCATTGGATCTGTACCATTGGGAATTTTAGTATCCTTAGGGATGAAATCACCTTACTTTACAATACGTTGGTTGATTAACGGTTATATCTGGATTATGCGTGGTACGCCGTTACTTTTACAATTGATTTTTATCTACTATGGTCTTGGAATGATGGGTATAGCATTTCCACGATTTGAAGCTGCTATCATAGCGTTTATTATCAATTATGCAGCCTATCTTGCTGAAATTTTCCGTGGTGGACTACAATCAGTCCCAAGAGGGCAATATGATGCTGCTAAAGTACTTGGCTTTAGTAAAATACAAACATTTTTTAAAATAATTTTGCCACAAGTAATCAAGATTGTTGTTCCTTCATTTGGTAATGAAGTGATTAACTTGGTCAAGGACACTTCTTTAGTTTATGTTATTGGCTTAGGTGACATCTTGCGAGCAGGAAATATTGCGGCTAGTCGTGACGTCACTTTGATGCCATATCTATTAGTTGGATTGATATATTTGATTATGACGGCGGTTGTCACATTATTATTGCGCCGTAGTGAAACAGTTTTGAATACATGGAGGTAA
- a CDS encoding amino acid ABC transporter ATP-binding protein, with amino-acid sequence MLEIKNLTKKYDQNVIFKSLNLTVHDGEVLSIVGPSGIGKTTLIKIMAGLETADDGEIILNGENIDIKGESSDTNIGMIFQDFNLFPNYTVIDNITLAPINVNKQSSSKAVEQGQELLESLGMLDKANLFPYQLSGGQKQRAAIARALAMNPKILAYDEPTSGLDEASTHQVADVVKTLKKRGVTQVIITHDQPFAEMVSDRVFDFATEVKR; translated from the coding sequence ATGTTAGAAATCAAAAACTTAACTAAAAAATACGATCAAAATGTGATCTTTAAATCCTTGAATTTAACAGTACATGATGGTGAAGTATTAAGCATTGTCGGCCCATCTGGTATTGGTAAAACAACCTTAATTAAAATTATGGCAGGATTAGAAACTGCAGACGATGGCGAAATTATTTTAAATGGTGAAAACATCGATATTAAAGGTGAAAGCTCCGATACGAATATTGGCATGATTTTCCAAGATTTTAATCTATTCCCAAACTACACAGTCATTGACAATATCACGTTAGCACCTATTAATGTTAATAAACAGTCTTCATCAAAGGCCGTTGAACAAGGGCAGGAGCTTTTGGAATCCTTAGGCATGTTAGATAAAGCTAATTTGTTTCCCTATCAATTATCTGGTGGTCAAAAGCAGCGCGCAGCAATTGCACGTGCACTGGCCATGAACCCGAAAATTTTGGCATATGATGAACCTACAAGTGGATTGGATGAAGCATCGACACACCAAGTCGCTGATGTTGTTAAAACGCTTAAGAAACGTGGTGTAACACAAGTTATTATTACGCACGATCAGCCATTTGCTGAAATGGTTTCTGATCGCGTGTTTGATTTTGCAACGGAGGTAAAACGCTAA
- a CDS encoding amino acid ABC transporter substrate-binding protein, whose product MPSMKKKIVVNSIVGILFIALVVMAALSLSNNSQKSKSTEQTVVKTDQWSRIKREKQITIGLDDTFVPMGFRDKSGKLVGFDVDLATAVFKSLGIKVKWQPIDWSMKETELNTGNIDAIWNGYTITDDRKKKVAFSTPYHKATQVLVTLKKSNINKFSDMQDKVLGDQTASSGDQTFAQYPKVLKQYVKDQKVIGYDTFDKAFNDLNASRIDGLLIDEDYARYYVAHQSNPNDYTITTGGFPVNDNAVGFRKADKKLRQAVNKELKTYKKDGRLQKYSTKWFGN is encoded by the coding sequence ATGCCAAGCATGAAAAAGAAGATTGTTGTTAATAGTATTGTTGGTATTTTATTTATCGCACTGGTCGTTATGGCAGCTCTCTCTTTATCTAATAATTCCCAAAAAAGCAAAAGTACAGAACAGACAGTAGTGAAAACAGATCAATGGTCACGAATCAAGAGGGAAAAGCAAATTACGATTGGTCTAGATGATACATTTGTTCCAATGGGATTTCGCGATAAATCGGGTAAATTAGTAGGATTTGATGTTGATTTGGCAACCGCTGTGTTCAAGAGTTTGGGTATCAAGGTAAAGTGGCAACCCATTGATTGGTCAATGAAAGAAACAGAATTAAATACCGGAAACATTGATGCTATCTGGAACGGTTATACAATTACAGATGACCGGAAAAAGAAGGTTGCTTTTTCAACACCTTATCACAAGGCAACGCAAGTGCTTGTTACTTTAAAGAAAAGTAACATTAATAAGTTTTCTGATATGCAAGATAAAGTATTGGGCGATCAAACAGCTTCAAGTGGTGATCAAACTTTTGCACAGTATCCTAAAGTTTTGAAACAATATGTTAAAGATCAAAAGGTTATTGGCTATGATACATTTGACAAAGCATTCAATGATTTGAATGCGAGTCGCATTGATGGGTTATTGATTGATGAAGACTATGCACGTTATTATGTTGCGCATCAGTCTAACCCAAATGATTACACAATCACAACAGGTGGTTTCCCAGTAAATGACAATGCAGTTGGCTTCCGCAAAGCAGATAAAAAATTACGACAAGCAGTAAATAAAGAATTAAAAACTTATAAAAAAGACGGTCGTTTACAAAAATATAGTACGAAATGGTTTGGTAATTGA
- the cls gene encoding cardiolipin synthase: MLRTSFWIVILIALVINTIISFIAVFRQKREIATIWAWMLVLLLLPVVGFAIFFLAGSRISSKKIFRLRTQEQRGLDQIALNQKKQLQDIENLLPIPYSATELLKLFLSSDRAVLTRGNKITIFSDGQKKFDKLFSDIRAAKEHIHLEYFSIFDDKIGHQLVDLLTEKAGEGVEVRVIYDQFGSHGQHPKMYRQLRAAGGVAVPFLMRRFQLLTLRFNFRNHRKIAIIDGKIGYIGGFNVGDQYIGESKKFGYWRDTHTRIIGDAVLSLQSRFLMDWNATAEGRELLTQTTKYFPENFSLPGKSMVQIVSSGPDDDMKQIKQGYMRMFSSARESISIQTPYFIPDGPVLETLEVAILSGVKVKLMIPNQPDHPLVYRATEYYAQELIDLGATVYRYDGGFLHSKVVIIDNEVATVGSANMDIRSFSLNFEGNAFIYDPDFAADLEDLFEQDVLKSTKLTMEYFEKQSAWMKFKQKFSRLFSPIL, from the coding sequence ATGCTTAGGACATCTTTTTGGATTGTTATATTAATAGCATTGGTTATCAATACAATTATTTCATTTATTGCTGTTTTTCGGCAAAAACGTGAAATTGCTACAATTTGGGCATGGATGCTTGTGCTTTTGTTGTTACCTGTTGTAGGATTTGCCATCTTCTTTTTGGCTGGTAGTCGTATTTCTAGTAAAAAGATATTTCGCCTACGGACCCAAGAACAACGTGGTTTAGATCAGATTGCTTTAAATCAAAAAAAACAGTTACAAGATATTGAGAACTTACTTCCTATTCCATACAGTGCAACAGAATTGTTGAAATTATTTTTATCATCTGATCGCGCAGTTTTGACACGTGGTAATAAAATTACAATTTTTAGTGATGGACAAAAAAAGTTTGATAAATTATTCTCAGATATTAGGGCTGCAAAGGAACATATTCATTTAGAATATTTTTCTATTTTTGATGATAAAATAGGACATCAGCTAGTTGACCTATTAACTGAAAAAGCTGGTGAAGGTGTTGAAGTTCGCGTTATTTACGATCAGTTTGGTTCTCATGGACAACATCCTAAAATGTATAGACAATTACGTGCAGCTGGGGGTGTTGCTGTACCGTTCTTAATGCGACGCTTTCAGCTACTAACTTTGCGCTTCAACTTCAGAAATCACCGTAAAATTGCTATTATTGATGGTAAAATTGGATACATCGGCGGATTTAATGTCGGTGATCAATATATTGGTGAATCTAAAAAATTTGGTTATTGGCGTGATACTCATACTCGAATTATTGGGGATGCAGTATTATCATTGCAAAGTCGATTTTTAATGGATTGGAACGCCACCGCTGAAGGTAGAGAGTTATTGACCCAGACGACAAAGTACTTCCCTGAAAACTTCTCGTTACCAGGGAAGTCTATGGTTCAAATTGTTTCCAGTGGTCCTGATGACGATATGAAGCAGATCAAACAAGGTTACATGAGAATGTTTTCTTCTGCCCGTGAGAGCATAAGTATTCAAACCCCTTATTTCATTCCGGACGGTCCTGTGTTAGAAACGCTTGAAGTTGCTATTTTATCCGGGGTTAAGGTGAAATTAATGATACCTAATCAGCCCGATCATCCTTTAGTTTATCGGGCAACAGAATATTATGCTCAAGAATTAATTGATCTCGGCGCGACAGTTTACCGCTATGATGGTGGTTTTTTACATAGCAAGGTTGTGATCATTGATAACGAGGTAGCAACTGTCGGGTCAGCTAATATGGATATCCGTTCATTTTCTCTTAATTTTGAAGGCAACGCATTTATATATGATCCGGACTTTGCAGCTGATCTAGAAGATTTATTTGAGCAAGATGTATTAAAGTCCACAAAATTAACAATGGAATATTTTGAGAAACAGTCTGCCTGGATGAAGTTTAAGCAAAAGTTTAGTAGACTTTTCTCACCAATACTATGA
- the yfmF gene encoding EF-P 5-aminopentanol modification-associated protein YfmF, which translates to MKKTIINHGANLVILPTTQFKTLHIAVDFSTAVEPENISARALVSYLTAVSSARYKTQQQVAQKTIDLYGAQYQTDVFRIGQTHHVRFTLQIPAPTYIVGGKQLLTEAFDFLREMIFNPLTENHAFNEQVFANEQQSLINELASVKDDKSRYAVAKLREITYDKSGMRVSASGNEETVAHLNPSGVYQAYQNMINDDAMNIVVLGDINQQQIISLLEKWPIVPHQAKEEKEPFYRQASRLHLSELVEHKTSINQAMLTMAYQLNVKPFDDQRFAVMVMNSLLGGTPLSKLFMNVREKESLAYSIYSRWQHDTGFLTIAAGLDTTKVRQTDTMIQEQIKAVQEGDFDNQTVDAIKMSLISDYLSQRDSPASQMEVAFSRLLTRRETSEQEWIDRVKSVTADDIQNAAQKISLQSRYILLPEV; encoded by the coding sequence ATGAAAAAAACAATTATTAATCACGGCGCGAATCTTGTGATTCTGCCAACCACACAATTTAAAACATTGCACATCGCCGTTGATTTTTCAACAGCAGTTGAGCCTGAGAACATTAGTGCACGTGCATTAGTGTCTTATTTGACTGCTGTTAGCTCGGCACGTTATAAAACACAACAACAAGTGGCGCAAAAAACAATTGATTTGTATGGTGCCCAATATCAAACTGATGTTTTCCGCATTGGTCAAACGCATCATGTACGCTTTACTTTGCAAATACCAGCACCCACCTACATAGTGGGTGGAAAACAGCTTCTGACCGAAGCTTTTGATTTTTTACGCGAGATGATATTTAATCCTTTGACGGAGAATCATGCATTCAATGAACAAGTATTTGCCAATGAGCAGCAAAGCCTAATTAATGAACTTGCCAGCGTTAAAGATGATAAAAGTCGTTACGCGGTGGCTAAACTTCGTGAAATAACCTATGATAAATCTGGCATGCGTGTATCCGCTAGTGGTAATGAAGAGACTGTTGCTCATTTAAATCCATCTGGTGTTTATCAAGCTTATCAGAACATGATCAACGACGATGCTATGAATATCGTTGTGCTTGGTGATATTAATCAACAGCAAATTATTTCATTGTTAGAGAAGTGGCCGATTGTGCCACATCAAGCTAAGGAAGAAAAAGAGCCATTTTATAGGCAAGCCTCTCGATTACATCTTAGTGAATTAGTTGAGCATAAAACTTCGATTAATCAGGCTATGCTTACCATGGCTTATCAATTAAATGTTAAACCATTTGATGATCAGCGTTTTGCTGTTATGGTCATGAATTCGTTGTTGGGTGGTACGCCACTATCAAAATTATTTATGAATGTGCGCGAGAAGGAGTCACTAGCATATAGCATCTATTCTCGTTGGCAACATGATACTGGATTTTTAACTATTGCGGCTGGCTTGGATACTACAAAAGTGCGTCAGACTGACACGATGATACAAGAACAAATTAAAGCCGTTCAAGAGGGCGACTTTGACAATCAAACAGTTGATGCGATTAAGATGAGCTTAATTAGTGATTACTTAAGTCAACGTGACTCACCTGCAAGTCAAATGGAAGTTGCTTTTTCTCGATTACTCACAAGAAGAGAAACGAGTGAACAGGAATGGATTGATCGCGTTAAGTCTGTGACTGCTGACGATATTCAAAATGCTGCTCAAAAGATATCGCTTCAAAGTCGTTATATATTATTGCCTGAGGTCTAA
- the yfmH gene encoding EF-P 5-aminopentanol modification-associated protein YfmH — MKTKHYLKLKEDVITETLDNGLSIVMVPKSNYHKTFAVLTTAYGALEQKFAIDDAQPIQIPAGTAHFLEHKLFEKENEDAFARFGELGADANAFTNAYQTSYLFSTTQNLIPALTHLLDFVQTPYFSKQTVEKEQGIIGQEIQMYDDDPNWALYMGLLNTLYPDSSIAKDIAGTRETIATITPELLYAIHSAFYQPTQLTLHIVGHFNPEEILAVVKDNQFKKDLRPKKLTRFQEKNLPAKEQQSERYFNVSRPKVAFGIRLDQNQVAGIEATKRILIADILDDLLFGEQTDWYQNLYSHGIIDTEFNTSFDIIKHYQYVSFFAETDDYDILTQEIQSQIDDYQNVLENQQNAFESLRRATVGEGIQKLNSLENMALQGDDVLFGTNLFDKIELLQDLTFDDILVTADKIYRNATLQRFVLHK; from the coding sequence ATGAAAACAAAACATTATCTAAAGCTAAAAGAAGATGTGATTACAGAAACGTTAGATAATGGTCTGTCAATAGTGATGGTTCCGAAGTCTAATTACCATAAAACTTTTGCTGTGTTAACAACGGCTTATGGTGCGTTAGAGCAAAAATTTGCTATCGATGATGCACAACCAATTCAGATTCCTGCTGGCACAGCACATTTTCTGGAGCACAAACTATTTGAAAAAGAAAATGAAGATGCATTCGCAAGATTTGGTGAATTGGGGGCTGATGCTAATGCATTTACCAATGCTTATCAAACAAGTTATCTGTTTTCAACTACTCAAAACTTAATACCAGCCTTAACACATTTATTAGATTTTGTTCAAACGCCTTATTTTTCAAAACAAACAGTAGAAAAAGAACAAGGAATTATTGGGCAAGAAATACAAATGTATGATGATGACCCTAATTGGGCACTCTATATGGGATTGTTAAATACATTATATCCTGACTCGTCAATTGCTAAAGATATCGCTGGAACCCGTGAAACGATTGCAACCATCACACCTGAACTACTATACGCTATTCATTCTGCATTTTATCAACCTACACAGCTGACACTACACATTGTGGGGCATTTTAATCCTGAAGAAATATTAGCAGTTGTTAAAGATAATCAATTCAAAAAAGATTTACGTCCTAAAAAGTTAACCCGTTTCCAGGAAAAAAATTTACCAGCAAAAGAACAACAATCAGAACGCTACTTTAATGTTTCGCGTCCTAAAGTTGCCTTTGGTATCCGACTTGATCAGAATCAGGTCGCTGGTATAGAAGCAACCAAACGTATTTTAATTGCTGATATTTTGGATGATTTATTGTTTGGCGAGCAAACAGATTGGTATCAGAATTTATATAGTCATGGTATTATTGATACAGAATTTAACACATCATTTGATATTATAAAACATTATCAGTATGTGAGTTTTTTTGCGGAAACGGACGATTATGACATTCTGACGCAAGAAATTCAAAGTCAAATTGACGATTATCAAAATGTTTTAGAAAACCAACAAAATGCTTTTGAGTCACTACGAAGAGCTACAGTTGGCGAGGGGATCCAGAAATTGAATTCCTTAGAAAATATGGCTTTGCAAGGTGATGATGTCTTGTTTGGAACTAATCTTTTTGATAAGATAGAGTTGTTACAAGATTTAACATTTGATGACATTCTTGTAACAGCGGATAAAATATATCGAAATGCTACGTTGCAACGATTTGTGTTGCATAAGTAG